A region from the Aeromicrobium choanae genome encodes:
- a CDS encoding acetolactate synthase large subunit, giving the protein MTETAPETMTGAQSLVRSLEKAGVEVIFGIPGGAILPAYDPLYDSSIRHVLVRHEQGAGHAAQGYAMATGKVGVCMATSGPGATNLVTAIADAYLDSVPIVAVTGQVASSVIGSDAFQEADIRGITMPITKHSFLVTDPAEIPRVVAEAFHIASTGRPGPVLVDVAKDALQAVTTHEWPHELALPGYRPTTRPHNKQVREAARLIAEAKKPILYVGGGVIKADASAELKMLAELTQIPVVTTLMARGAFPDSHELHLGMPGMHGTVAAVAGLQRSDLLITLGARFDDRVTGNLDTFAPDAKVIHADIDPAEISKNRVADVPIVGDAREVIADLIRALQKQSQDDGLTGDYTAWREYILNAKAQFPVAYDKPAEGLAPQTVIERISAAAGPEAIYTAGVGQHQMWAAHYVQYERPRQWLNSGGAGTMGYGVPAAMGAKVGDPDRVVWAIDGDGCFQMTNQELATCAIEGIPIKVAVINNSSLGMVRQWQTLFYESRYSNTDLNTGPESIGARRIPDFVKLAEAYGCVGLRCESEDELDEVIAKAMSINDVPVVIDFVVERDAMVWPMVAAGTSNDDIKIARDLAPEWEDEDL; this is encoded by the coding sequence ATGACCGAGACGGCACCGGAGACGATGACCGGGGCGCAGAGCCTCGTCCGATCGCTGGAAAAGGCCGGGGTCGAGGTCATCTTCGGGATTCCCGGAGGCGCGATCCTGCCCGCCTACGACCCGCTGTACGACTCCTCGATCCGCCACGTGCTGGTCCGTCACGAGCAGGGCGCCGGCCACGCCGCGCAGGGCTACGCGATGGCCACCGGCAAGGTGGGCGTCTGCATGGCCACCTCCGGCCCCGGCGCCACGAACCTCGTCACCGCGATCGCCGACGCCTACCTCGACTCGGTGCCGATCGTCGCGGTCACCGGCCAGGTCGCCAGCAGCGTCATCGGCTCGGACGCCTTCCAGGAGGCCGACATCCGCGGCATCACGATGCCGATCACCAAGCACAGCTTCCTGGTCACCGACCCGGCCGAGATCCCGCGCGTCGTGGCCGAGGCCTTCCACATCGCCTCCACCGGCCGTCCCGGCCCCGTGCTGGTCGACGTCGCCAAGGACGCGCTCCAGGCCGTCACCACCCACGAGTGGCCGCACGAGCTCGCGCTGCCGGGCTACCGCCCCACCACACGCCCGCACAACAAGCAGGTCCGCGAGGCCGCCCGCCTCATCGCCGAGGCCAAGAAGCCGATCCTCTACGTCGGCGGCGGCGTCATCAAGGCCGACGCGTCGGCCGAGCTCAAGATGCTCGCCGAGCTGACCCAGATCCCGGTCGTCACCACGCTGATGGCGCGCGGCGCGTTCCCCGACTCCCACGAGCTGCACCTGGGCATGCCGGGCATGCACGGCACGGTGGCCGCGGTCGCCGGCCTCCAGCGCTCCGACCTGCTCATCACCCTGGGCGCGCGCTTCGACGACCGCGTCACCGGCAACCTCGACACGTTCGCGCCCGACGCCAAGGTGATCCACGCCGACATCGATCCGGCCGAGATCAGCAAGAACCGCGTCGCGGACGTGCCGATCGTGGGCGACGCCCGCGAGGTCATCGCCGACCTCATCCGTGCCCTGCAGAAGCAGTCGCAGGACGACGGACTCACGGGCGACTACACCGCGTGGCGCGAGTACATCCTCAACGCGAAGGCGCAGTTCCCGGTCGCGTACGACAAGCCCGCCGAGGGCCTCGCGCCGCAGACGGTGATCGAGCGCATCAGCGCGGCCGCCGGTCCCGAGGCCATCTACACCGCGGGCGTCGGCCAGCACCAGATGTGGGCCGCGCACTACGTCCAGTACGAGCGCCCGCGCCAGTGGCTCAACTCCGGCGGCGCCGGCACGATGGGCTACGGCGTCCCGGCCGCGATGGGCGCCAAGGTCGGCGATCCCGATCGCGTCGTGTGGGCCATCGACGGTGACGGCTGCTTCCAGATGACCAACCAGGAGCTGGCCACCTGCGCGATCGAGGGCATCCCGATCAAGGTCGCGGTCATCAACAACTCCTCGCTGGGCATGGTGCGCCAGTGGCAGACCCTCTTCTACGAGAGCCGCTACTCCAACACCGACCTGAACACCGGGCCGGAGTCGATCGGCGCCCGCCGGATCCCCGACTTCGTCAAGCTCGCCGAGGCCTACGGCTGCGTGGGCCTGCGCTGCGAGAGCGAGGACGAGCTCGACGAGGTCATCGCGAAGGCGATGAGCATCAACGACGTGCCCGTCGTGATCGACTTCGTCGTCGAGCGCGACGCGATGGTCTGGCCCATGGTCGCCGCCGGCACGAGCAACGACGACATCAAGATCGCTCGCGATCTCGCCCCCGAATGGGAAGACGAGGACCTCTGA
- a CDS encoding GNAT family N-acetyltransferase: protein MNYQHLTTERLDLTAVSFADLAELHTLHADPRVWTHLPSGVHTTEQRTRADLEAYTADWERDGLGYWTARRRDDGDLVGIGGVRLRPTGTWNLYYRLAPDHQGQGYAAELVRAAIEAATAYDAETPVVAYLLDHNEASRRTAERAGLEQVWRGPDRDVPGGVRLVYADRSLPPETVERLH from the coding sequence GTGAACTACCAGCACCTGACCACCGAGCGGCTCGACCTGACCGCGGTGTCGTTCGCGGACCTGGCCGAGCTCCACACGCTGCACGCGGACCCGCGGGTCTGGACGCACCTGCCGTCGGGCGTGCACACCACCGAGCAGCGGACCCGGGCCGACCTCGAGGCCTACACGGCGGACTGGGAGCGGGACGGCCTCGGCTACTGGACCGCCCGGCGGCGCGACGATGGTGACCTGGTGGGCATCGGGGGAGTGCGGCTGCGGCCCACCGGCACCTGGAACCTCTACTACCGCCTGGCCCCGGACCACCAGGGCCAGGGATACGCCGCCGAGCTCGTGCGCGCCGCGATCGAGGCGGCCACCGCATACGACGCCGAGACCCCGGTCGTGGCCTACCTGCTGGACCACAACGAGGCGTCGCGACGCACCGCCGAGCGGGCCGGGCTGGAGCAGGTGTGGCGAGGTCCCGACCGCGACGTCCCCGGCGGCGTCCGCCTCGTCTACGCCGACCGGAGCCTGCCTCCGGAGACCGTCGAACGCCTCCACTGA
- a CDS encoding APC family permease, producing MDVLRKKNVDDVIHQNDELPEGAAEEHGRLKKHLGPIDLIGFGIGIVIGTGIFTLTGLQAKENAGPAVMISFLIAGAVALMAALCYAELASAVPTAGSSYTYSYTTIGEIFAWIIAWDLILEFALGSAVVARGWSGYVAGVFDLPEKWFAEEGSVVNVGAIFIVLLLGWVAMRGIRESAWVTNGLVVIKVLVCLFVIAVGAFYVNTGNLVPFIPDSQPPAGDSSSSLHAPLWQFLSGVEPATFGVTGIFVAAAVVFFAYSGFEAVANLGEETRKPERDMPLGLLGTLAICTALYVGVCIVITGMVHYSDLSEGDAVADVFDQVGLEWAGILIGVAAIAGLTSVILVDLVAMPRIGFALARDGLLPEAFRRIHPTWGTPVLMTGLTVVAVALLAGFVPISVLAEMVSIGTLFAFVVVAIAVIVLRRTQPDMNRPFRTPWVPFLPIVTVASCIGLMASLKVDTWLRFIVWLLLGFVVYFAYGYRHSRLNRAREGDPA from the coding sequence ATGGATGTCCTGAGGAAGAAGAACGTCGACGACGTCATCCACCAGAACGACGAGCTGCCCGAGGGCGCCGCCGAGGAGCACGGCCGGCTGAAGAAGCACCTCGGACCGATCGACCTCATCGGCTTCGGCATCGGCATCGTCATCGGCACGGGCATCTTCACCCTCACCGGCCTGCAGGCGAAGGAGAACGCCGGCCCGGCCGTGATGATCTCGTTCCTCATCGCCGGAGCCGTCGCCCTGATGGCCGCGCTCTGCTACGCCGAGCTGGCCTCCGCCGTGCCGACGGCGGGCAGCTCCTACACGTACAGCTACACGACGATCGGCGAGATCTTCGCCTGGATCATCGCGTGGGACCTCATCCTGGAGTTCGCCCTGGGATCGGCGGTGGTCGCGCGCGGCTGGTCGGGCTACGTCGCCGGTGTCTTCGACCTGCCCGAGAAGTGGTTCGCCGAGGAGGGCTCCGTCGTGAACGTCGGGGCGATCTTCATCGTCCTGCTACTCGGTTGGGTCGCCATGCGCGGCATCCGCGAGTCGGCCTGGGTGACCAACGGCCTCGTCGTCATCAAGGTCCTGGTCTGCCTCTTCGTGATCGCGGTCGGAGCGTTCTACGTCAACACCGGCAACCTCGTGCCCTTCATCCCGGACTCGCAGCCTCCCGCCGGCGACTCCTCCAGCAGCCTGCACGCGCCGCTGTGGCAGTTCCTCTCGGGCGTCGAGCCGGCGACGTTCGGCGTCACCGGCATCTTCGTGGCCGCGGCCGTGGTCTTCTTCGCGTACTCGGGCTTCGAGGCCGTGGCCAACCTGGGCGAGGAGACCCGCAAGCCCGAGCGCGACATGCCGCTGGGCCTGCTCGGCACGCTGGCGATCTGCACGGCGCTCTACGTCGGCGTGTGCATCGTGATCACCGGCATGGTGCACTACTCCGACCTGTCGGAGGGTGACGCCGTCGCCGACGTGTTCGACCAGGTGGGCCTCGAATGGGCGGGCATCCTCATCGGCGTGGCCGCGATCGCCGGCCTGACCTCGGTGATCCTGGTCGATCTCGTGGCCATGCCGCGGATCGGCTTCGCGCTGGCCCGTGACGGCCTGCTCCCCGAGGCCTTCCGGCGCATCCACCCGACGTGGGGCACCCCCGTGCTGATGACCGGGCTGACGGTGGTGGCCGTGGCCCTGCTCGCCGGGTTCGTGCCGATCTCGGTGCTGGCCGAGATGGTGAGCATCGGCACGCTCTTCGCCTTCGTCGTGGTGGCGATCGCGGTGATCGTGCTCCGGCGCACCCAGCCCGACATGAATCGTCCGTTCCGCACGCCGTGGGTGCCGTTCCTGCCCATCGTCACGGTGGCGTCCTGCATCGGCCTGATGGCGAGTCTCAAGGTGGATACGTGGCTGCGCTTCATCGTGTGGCTGCTGCTGGGCTTCGTCGTCTACTTCGCCTACGGCTACCGGCACTCGCGGCTGAACCGCGCCCGCGAGGGTGATCCCGCGTGA
- the ilvD gene encoding dihydroxy-acid dehydratase, producing MAETPDTPDIDIKPRSRDVTDGLEKTAARGMLRAVGMGDDDWVKPQIGVASSWNEITPCNLSLDRLAKAVKEGVHTGGGYPLEFGTISVSDGISMGHEGMHFSLVSREVIADSVEVVMSAERLDGSVLLAGCDKSLPGMLMAAARLDLSSVFLYAGSTLPGNVDGKDVTIIDAFEAVGACMKGLITRDEVDRIERAICPGEGACGGMYTANTMASAAEALGMSLPGSAAPPAPDRRRDEYARKSGEAVVELLRKGITARDIMTLEAFENAITVVMALGGSTNAVLHLLAIAREAGVPLTLEDFNRVGDKVPHLGDLKPFGRYVMNDVDKVGGIPVIMKALLDAGLMHGDVMTVTGKTMAENLAHIDLGLDGDVIRPLDKPIHKTGGLTILHGTLAPEGAVVKSAGFDESVFRGTARVFDGERAAMDALEDGTVVAGDVVVIRYEGPKGGPGMREMLAITGAIKGAGLGKDVLLLTDGRFSGGTTGLCVGHVAPEAVDGGPIAFVRDGDPITLDVANKRLDVEIDEADLEQRKVGWEPNPPKYTTGVLAKYRKLVSSAAHGAVTG from the coding sequence ATGGCCGAGACCCCCGACACGCCCGACATCGACATCAAGCCGCGCAGCCGCGACGTCACCGACGGCCTGGAGAAGACCGCCGCGCGCGGCATGCTCCGTGCGGTCGGCATGGGGGACGACGACTGGGTGAAGCCCCAGATCGGCGTCGCGTCCAGCTGGAACGAGATCACCCCGTGCAACCTCTCCCTCGACCGGCTCGCCAAGGCCGTCAAGGAGGGTGTCCACACCGGCGGCGGCTACCCGCTCGAGTTCGGCACGATCAGCGTCTCCGACGGCATCAGCATGGGCCACGAGGGCATGCACTTCTCCCTCGTCAGCCGTGAGGTCATCGCCGATTCGGTCGAGGTCGTCATGTCGGCCGAGCGTCTCGACGGCTCAGTGCTCCTGGCCGGCTGCGACAAGAGCCTGCCCGGCATGCTCATGGCCGCCGCGCGCCTCGACCTCTCCAGCGTCTTCCTCTACGCCGGCTCCACCCTGCCGGGCAACGTCGACGGCAAGGACGTCACGATCATCGACGCCTTCGAGGCTGTCGGCGCCTGCATGAAGGGCCTCATCACCCGCGACGAGGTCGACCGCATCGAGCGCGCGATCTGCCCCGGCGAGGGTGCCTGCGGCGGCATGTACACCGCAAACACGATGGCGTCGGCCGCCGAGGCGCTCGGCATGAGCCTGCCCGGCTCGGCCGCCCCGCCGGCCCCCGACCGCCGCCGCGACGAGTACGCCCGGAAGTCCGGCGAGGCCGTCGTCGAGCTGCTGCGCAAGGGCATCACCGCGCGCGACATCATGACGCTCGAGGCCTTCGAGAACGCCATCACCGTCGTCATGGCGCTCGGCGGCTCCACCAACGCCGTGCTGCACCTGCTGGCGATCGCCCGCGAGGCCGGCGTCCCGCTGACGCTCGAGGACTTCAACCGCGTCGGCGACAAGGTCCCGCACCTGGGCGACCTCAAGCCCTTCGGTCGCTACGTGATGAACGACGTCGACAAGGTCGGCGGCATCCCCGTGATCATGAAGGCGCTGCTCGACGCGGGCCTCATGCACGGCGACGTCATGACCGTCACCGGCAAGACGATGGCCGAGAACCTCGCCCACATCGATCTCGGCCTCGACGGCGACGTCATCCGCCCGCTCGACAAGCCGATCCACAAGACCGGCGGCCTCACGATCCTTCACGGCACGCTCGCCCCCGAGGGCGCGGTCGTCAAGAGCGCTGGCTTCGACGAGTCGGTCTTCCGCGGCACCGCCCGCGTGTTCGACGGCGAGCGCGCCGCGATGGACGCGCTGGAGGACGGCACCGTCGTCGCCGGCGACGTCGTCGTCATCCGCTACGAGGGCCCCAAGGGCGGCCCCGGCATGCGCGAGATGCTCGCCATCACCGGCGCCATCAAGGGCGCCGGCCTCGGCAAGGACGTCCTGCTGCTGACTGACGGTCGCTTCTCCGGCGGCACCACCGGCCTGTGCGTCGGCCACGTCGCCCCGGAGGCCGTCGACGGCGGCCCGATCGCGTTCGTGCGCGACGGCGACCCGATCACGCTCGACGTCGCGAACAAGCGCCTCGACGTCGAGATCGACGAGGCCGACCTCGAGCAGCGCAAGGTCGGCTGGGAGCCGAACCCGCCGAAGTACACCACCGGCGTCCTGGCCAAGTACCGCAAGCTGGTCAGCTCGGCAGCCCACGGCGCCGTCACGGGCTGA
- the ilvN gene encoding acetolactate synthase small subunit, whose translation MPQHTLSVLVENTPGVLARVSSLFMRRGFNIDSLAVGPTEIPEISRMTIVVNVEELPLEQVTKQLNKLVNVLKIVELDSGNAVERELMLIKVKTDQQTRGQVLETVQLFRAKVVDVAQESVTIEATGDAGKLTAMLNVLEPFGIREIAQSGRVAIGRGSRSITDRTLRTVPGTAAG comes from the coding sequence ATGCCCCAACACACCCTCAGCGTGCTCGTCGAGAACACGCCCGGCGTCCTGGCTCGCGTGTCGAGCCTGTTCATGCGGCGCGGCTTCAACATCGACTCCCTCGCGGTCGGTCCCACCGAGATCCCCGAGATCTCGCGCATGACCATCGTCGTGAACGTCGAGGAGCTGCCGCTCGAGCAGGTCACGAAGCAGCTCAACAAGCTGGTCAACGTCCTCAAGATCGTCGAGCTCGACTCCGGCAACGCCGTCGAGCGCGAGCTGATGCTGATCAAGGTCAAGACCGACCAGCAGACCCGCGGCCAGGTCCTCGAGACCGTGCAGCTGTTCCGCGCCAAGGTCGTCGACGTGGCCCAGGAGTCGGTCACGATCGAGGCCACGGGCGACGCCGGCAAGCTCACCGCGATGCTCAACGTTCTCGAGCCCTTCGGCATCCGCGAGATCGCCCAGTCCGGACGCGTCGCGATCGGGCGCGGCTCGCGGTCGATCACCGACCGCACGCTGCGCACCGTCCCCGGCACCGCCGCGGGCTGA
- the ilvC gene encoding ketol-acid reductoisomerase produces MAELFYDDDADLSLIQGKNVAVIGYGSQGHAHALNLRDSGVDVRIGLAEGSKSKAKAEAEGLRVLPVAEAVEESDVIVILTPDQVQRHVYTESIAPNLTAGDTLVFGHGFNIRFGYIKPAEGVDVIMVAPKAPGHTVRREFVAGRGIPDIIAVEQDASGQAWDLALSYAKGIGGTRAGVIKTTFTEETETDLFGEQAVLCGGVSHLVQAGFETLTEAGYQPEIAYFEVLHELKLIVDLMWEGGIAKQRWSISDTAEYGDYVSGPRVIDAGVKERMVQVLGDIQSGAFAERFIADQDNGGKEFLELREKEAGHPIEATGKALRSHFSWKQADDDYTEGSAAR; encoded by the coding sequence GTGGCTGAACTGTTCTACGACGACGACGCCGACCTGTCCCTCATCCAGGGCAAGAACGTGGCCGTGATCGGCTACGGCAGCCAGGGTCACGCCCACGCGCTCAACCTGCGCGACTCGGGTGTCGACGTCCGCATCGGCCTGGCCGAAGGCAGCAAGAGCAAGGCGAAGGCCGAGGCCGAGGGCCTGCGCGTCCTCCCGGTCGCCGAGGCGGTCGAGGAGTCCGACGTCATCGTCATCCTCACGCCCGACCAGGTGCAGCGTCACGTCTACACCGAGTCGATCGCCCCGAACCTGACCGCCGGCGACACGCTGGTGTTCGGCCACGGCTTCAACATCCGCTTCGGCTACATCAAGCCGGCCGAGGGCGTCGACGTCATCATGGTCGCCCCGAAGGCCCCCGGTCACACCGTGCGTCGTGAGTTCGTCGCCGGCCGTGGCATCCCGGACATCATCGCGGTCGAGCAGGACGCCTCGGGCCAGGCCTGGGACCTCGCGCTCTCCTACGCGAAGGGCATCGGCGGCACGCGCGCCGGCGTCATCAAGACCACGTTCACCGAGGAGACCGAGACCGACCTCTTCGGCGAGCAGGCCGTGCTGTGTGGCGGCGTGTCCCACCTGGTCCAGGCCGGGTTCGAGACGCTCACCGAGGCCGGCTACCAGCCCGAGATCGCCTACTTCGAGGTGCTGCACGAGCTCAAGCTCATCGTCGACCTCATGTGGGAGGGCGGCATCGCCAAGCAGCGCTGGAGCATCTCCGACACCGCCGAGTACGGCGACTACGTCTCCGGCCCGCGCGTCATCGACGCCGGTGTGAAGGAGCGCATGGTTCAGGTGCTGGGCGACATCCAGTCCGGTGCCTTCGCCGAGCGCTTCATCGCCGACCAGGACAACGGCGGCAAGGAGTTCCTCGAGCTGCGCGAGAAGGAGGCCGGTCACCCGATCGAGGCCACCGGCAAGGCCCTGCGCTCGCACTTCTCGTGGAAGCAGGCCGACGACGACTACACCGAGGGCAGCGCGGCTCGCTGA
- the yczR gene encoding MocR-like transcription factor YczR — protein MASAPSLSARRLAAMLGPSEAGSGPAYRRLATQIRGAVMDGRIPTGTTLPSERSLAEATGLSRTTTTRAYEVLRESRLVRTRQGSGTTVELPVGAAGSTSMLARSPRHDGIALTAAASEAPDGFAALIQRAMTSLPAVLATDGYLPDGLPVLRERLAARYTRHGLPTDPEQIVVTTGAQSALSLLVSVLVRPRDRVLVEGCGYPHSFDLVSRAGARLLPLPAGVDPWPVEEIARLAPVASLALLVVDFHNPTGQLMPSSTRREVAGILQRAGVTTIIDETLRDVSLGDTPLPEHYAVHDPGAVLVGSAAKSLWGGLRIGWIRAPRSLVPRLVQARMIRDLGTAALDQLVMATALEDGDLDLRTRKADLRHRRDTLLAAVEARLPDWSVTRPEGGLTCWATLPAPLSSALVAVAEDEGLTLTPGPRFFVATPAAGERRLRLPYALAPDLLEDAVARLARAWDRVTSGQSGTARDPDAVDLIA, from the coding sequence ATGGCATCTGCACCGTCCCTGTCCGCGCGCCGTCTCGCCGCGATGCTCGGCCCGTCCGAGGCCGGCTCGGGCCCGGCGTACCGCCGCCTCGCCACCCAGATCCGCGGGGCCGTGATGGACGGGCGCATCCCCACCGGGACGACGCTGCCCAGCGAACGATCGCTCGCCGAGGCGACGGGCCTGAGCCGCACCACCACCACCCGCGCCTACGAGGTCCTGCGCGAGAGCCGGCTCGTCCGCACCCGCCAGGGCTCGGGCACCACGGTCGAGCTGCCCGTCGGAGCAGCGGGCTCGACCAGCATGCTCGCCCGGTCGCCGCGCCACGACGGCATCGCCCTCACCGCTGCGGCCTCCGAGGCGCCCGACGGCTTCGCCGCCCTCATCCAGCGCGCGATGACGAGTCTGCCGGCCGTGCTGGCCACCGACGGCTACCTGCCTGACGGCCTCCCCGTGCTGCGCGAGCGCCTCGCCGCGCGCTACACCCGCCACGGGCTGCCCACCGACCCCGAGCAGATCGTCGTGACCACGGGAGCTCAGAGCGCGCTGTCGCTGCTGGTCTCGGTGCTCGTGAGGCCACGGGACCGGGTCCTGGTGGAGGGATGCGGTTACCCGCACTCGTTCGACCTCGTGTCGCGCGCCGGTGCGCGCCTGCTGCCGCTCCCGGCCGGGGTCGACCCCTGGCCCGTGGAGGAGATCGCGCGCCTCGCCCCGGTCGCCTCCTTGGCGCTCCTGGTGGTGGACTTCCACAACCCGACCGGGCAGCTCATGCCCTCGTCCACGCGTCGCGAGGTGGCAGGGATCCTCCAGCGCGCCGGCGTCACCACGATCATCGACGAGACCCTGCGCGACGTGAGCCTCGGCGACACGCCCCTCCCCGAGCACTACGCCGTGCACGACCCCGGCGCCGTCCTCGTGGGATCGGCGGCCAAGTCCTTGTGGGGCGGCCTGCGCATCGGCTGGATCCGGGCCCCGAGGAGCCTGGTCCCCCGCCTCGTGCAGGCGCGGATGATCCGCGACCTCGGCACGGCCGCGCTGGACCAGCTCGTCATGGCCACGGCGCTGGAGGACGGCGACCTCGACCTGAGGACCCGGAAGGCCGACCTGCGCCACCGGCGCGACACCCTCCTGGCCGCGGTGGAGGCCAGGCTTCCCGACTGGTCGGTGACGCGTCCCGAGGGCGGCCTCACGTGCTGGGCGACCCTTCCGGCCCCGCTCAGCTCGGCCCTCGTCGCCGTCGCCGAGGACGAGGGCCTCACCCTCACGCCGGGCCCGCGGTTCTTCGTCGCCACCCCGGCAGCCGGCGAGCGCCGGCTGCGCCTGCCCTACGCCCTCGCCCCCGACCTGCTCGAGGACGCCGTGGCGCGCCTGGCCCGCGCGTGGGACCGGGTCACGAGCGGCCAGTCGGGCACCGCACGCGACCCCGACGCGGTCGACCTCATCGCCTGA
- a CDS encoding SDR family NAD(P)-dependent oxidoreductase, translating to MPNFTDDELATALKVLSEAQHLGDEDEAYVALRRACGKFYKDVKKQRRKAKRDAVNEADREVVSLTATGSPRRIDDETAGIPLVSTARGASAGVLQVARGCYICKDKYTVVDAFYHQLCPKCAALSHAKRDQRTDLTGRRALLTGGRAKIGMYIALRLLRDGAHLTITTRFPRDAVRRFSAQPDSDEWIGRLKIVGIDLRDPAQVIGLADEIAASGPLDILINNAAQTVKRQPGAYQAIADAEAQPLPEGYVPELITFGHTSDAHPASLVGSVSSHPALAGDAVTAEELTAIALEAGSADLERIDAGGLLPDFVDTNSWVQHVGQVDALELLEVQLCNSVAPFILISRLRPAMAASAARRKYVVNVSAMEGQFSRGYKGPGHPHTNMAKAALNMLTRTSAREMFEADQILMTAVDTGWITDERPHVTKQRLAQEGFKAPLDLVDGAARVYDPIVQGEEGVDLHGVFLKDFEPFPW from the coding sequence GTGCCGAACTTCACCGACGACGAGCTCGCGACCGCCCTCAAGGTGCTCAGCGAGGCGCAGCACCTCGGTGACGAGGACGAGGCCTACGTGGCGCTGCGCCGCGCCTGTGGCAAGTTCTACAAGGACGTCAAGAAGCAGCGCCGCAAGGCCAAGCGCGACGCCGTCAACGAGGCCGACCGCGAGGTCGTCTCGCTGACCGCCACCGGCTCGCCGCGTCGCATCGACGACGAGACCGCCGGCATCCCGCTGGTCTCCACCGCGCGCGGCGCGTCGGCGGGTGTCCTGCAGGTGGCGCGCGGCTGCTACATCTGCAAGGACAAGTACACGGTGGTCGACGCGTTCTACCACCAGCTGTGCCCGAAGTGCGCCGCCCTCAGCCACGCCAAGCGCGACCAGCGCACCGACCTGACGGGCCGTCGCGCGCTGCTCACCGGCGGCCGCGCCAAGATCGGCATGTACATCGCACTGCGGCTGCTGCGCGACGGCGCACACCTCACGATCACCACGCGCTTCCCGCGCGACGCCGTGCGCCGCTTCAGCGCCCAGCCCGACAGCGACGAGTGGATCGGCCGGCTCAAGATCGTCGGCATCGACCTGCGCGACCCCGCCCAGGTGATCGGCCTGGCCGACGAGATCGCGGCGTCGGGACCGCTCGACATCCTCATCAACAACGCCGCCCAGACGGTGAAGCGCCAGCCCGGTGCCTACCAGGCCATCGCCGACGCCGAGGCGCAGCCGCTGCCCGAGGGCTACGTGCCCGAGCTGATCACCTTCGGGCACACCAGCGACGCCCACCCGGCGTCGCTCGTCGGCTCGGTCAGCTCGCACCCGGCGCTCGCCGGCGACGCCGTCACCGCCGAGGAGCTCACCGCGATCGCCCTCGAGGCCGGCTCGGCCGACCTCGAGCGCATCGACGCGGGTGGTCTGCTGCCCGACTTCGTCGACACCAACAGCTGGGTCCAGCACGTCGGCCAGGTCGACGCGCTCGAGCTGCTCGAGGTCCAGCTGTGCAACAGCGTCGCGCCGTTCATCCTCATCAGCCGGCTGCGTCCCGCGATGGCCGCGTCGGCCGCCCGCCGCAAGTACGTCGTCAACGTCTCGGCGATGGAGGGTCAGTTCTCGCGCGGCTACAAGGGCCCCGGGCACCCGCACACCAACATGGCCAAGGCCGCGCTCAACATGCTCACCCGCACCAGCGCCCGCGAGATGTTCGAGGCCGACCAGATCCTGATGACCGCCGTCGACACCGGTTGGATCACCGACGAGCGCCCCCACGTGACGAAGCAGCGCCTCGCCCAGGAGGGATTCAAGGCCCCGCTCGACCTCGTCGACGGTGCCGCCCGCGTCTACGACCCGATCGTCCAGGGCGAGGAGGGCGTCGACCTCCACGGCGTCTTCCTGAAGGACTTCGAACCATTTCCATGGTGA
- a CDS encoding universal stress protein, with translation MSVVVGFGSDTRSLAALDLAAEFARTTGEELVITSVVQDSWDSLRDFAGVDDEWRRSVRDQAGEALATAREHLGDEAEVVTVSRTASSVPQALLDESRARGARLVVAGSASHGALGRIAFGSTNGRLAHSSAIPVALAPRGFHAHEGGIERLVVAVDPTASDATLDAPIAALATWLGVPVEIVTFAVRSGSRTAFAAFSDQGVREAWSTLVRTHQEQLAEGIRRQAPEVEVTTTQVTSAERWSLALESFEWRPGDLLAVGSSRHGPVARVFMGSTATRIVNHSPVPVILLPRPRAQAS, from the coding sequence GTGAGCGTCGTCGTCGGCTTCGGCAGCGACACCAGGAGCCTCGCCGCCCTCGACCTGGCCGCCGAGTTCGCCCGCACCACGGGCGAGGAGCTCGTCATCACGAGCGTCGTCCAGGACAGCTGGGACTCGCTGCGCGACTTCGCCGGCGTGGACGACGAGTGGCGCCGGTCCGTCCGGGACCAAGCGGGTGAGGCGTTGGCGACGGCGCGCGAGCACCTCGGCGACGAGGCCGAGGTGGTGACGGTCTCGCGCACGGCGTCGTCCGTGCCGCAGGCGCTGCTGGACGAGAGCCGCGCTCGGGGCGCGCGCCTCGTGGTGGCCGGATCGGCCTCGCACGGCGCGCTCGGGCGGATCGCCTTCGGCAGCACCAACGGCCGTCTCGCGCACAGCTCGGCGATCCCGGTGGCGCTGGCGCCGCGCGGCTTCCACGCCCACGAGGGCGGCATCGAGCGCCTCGTCGTGGCGGTCGACCCCACCGCCTCCGACGCCACTCTGGACGCACCGATCGCCGCGCTCGCGACCTGGCTCGGCGTCCCGGTGGAGATCGTGACGTTCGCCGTGCGGAGCGGCTCGCGGACCGCGTTCGCGGCGTTCTCCGACCAGGGCGTCCGCGAAGCCTGGTCGACGCTCGTGCGCACGCACCAGGAGCAGCTGGCCGAGGGCATCCGGAGGCAGGCGCCGGAGGTGGAGGTCACGACCACGCAGGTCACCTCCGCCGAGCGCTGGTCACTGGCACTGGAGTCCTTCGAGTGGCGTCCCGGCGACCTACTGGCGGTCGGGTCGAGCCGTCACGGTCCGGTGGCCCGGGTCTTCATGGGCTCCACCGCGACGCGGATCGTCAACCACAGCCCCGTTCCGGTGATCCTGCTCCCCCGGCCTCGCGCTCAGGCCTCCTGA